One Chryseobacterium indoltheticum DNA segment encodes these proteins:
- the aceA gene encoding isocitrate lyase, whose product MKTRQDQIQEIEKDWLENPRWSGVKRPYTAENVLKLRGSYKLDYMIATEMSKKFWNKLNSQDFVAGLGALTGNQAVQEVDAGLEAIYLSGWQVAADANLSGEMYPDQSLYPANSVPSVVKKINNALLRADQIQSVNGGGEKEYLVPIIADAEAGFGGNLNAYELMKQMIEAGAAAVHFEDQLSSAKKCGHLGGKVLVPTQEAINKLISARLAADVLDVPSLIIARTDADAADLLTSDIDDRDKKFVTGERTSEGFYVVKNGVEQGIDRGLSYAPYADLIWMETSNPDLEQARQFAEGIHAKFPGKMLAYNCSPSFNWAARLSVEEMLNFREELAKLGYKFQFITLAGFHALNTAMFELALAYKEKGMAGYSELQEREFALQQKGFRAVKHQSFVGTGYFDEVQNIVTSGSSATVAMKDSTETAQFH is encoded by the coding sequence ATGAAAACAAGACAAGATCAAATACAGGAAATAGAAAAAGACTGGCTGGAAAACCCACGTTGGAGCGGTGTAAAAAGACCTTATACAGCGGAAAATGTTTTAAAGCTTCGTGGTTCTTACAAATTAGATTATATGATTGCGACTGAAATGTCAAAGAAATTTTGGAACAAACTAAATTCTCAGGATTTCGTTGCAGGATTGGGTGCATTAACAGGAAATCAAGCGGTGCAGGAAGTTGACGCAGGTTTAGAAGCTATTTATCTTTCAGGATGGCAGGTTGCGGCAGATGCGAATTTATCTGGTGAAATGTATCCTGATCAATCATTGTATCCTGCGAATTCAGTGCCTTCTGTAGTGAAAAAAATTAATAATGCTTTGTTGAGAGCTGACCAGATACAATCGGTAAACGGAGGTGGAGAAAAGGAATATTTAGTTCCAATCATTGCCGATGCAGAAGCTGGTTTTGGCGGAAATCTAAATGCTTATGAATTAATGAAACAAATGATTGAAGCCGGCGCTGCGGCCGTACATTTTGAAGATCAGTTATCTTCTGCTAAAAAATGTGGTCATTTAGGCGGAAAAGTTTTGGTGCCGACTCAGGAAGCGATCAACAAATTGATTTCGGCTCGTTTGGCGGCTGATGTTTTGGATGTTCCAAGTTTAATTATTGCAAGAACAGATGCTGATGCTGCGGATTTACTGACTTCAGATATTGATGACAGAGATAAAAAATTTGTAACAGGCGAAAGAACTTCCGAAGGTTTTTATGTGGTGAAAAATGGAGTAGAACAGGGAATCGACAGAGGTTTATCATATGCTCCTTACGCAGATTTAATCTGGATGGAAACTTCAAATCCCGATCTTGAGCAGGCAAGACAATTTGCTGAAGGAATTCATGCCAAATTTCCGGGAAAAATGCTGGCTTATAATTGTTCGCCATCTTTCAACTGGGCAGCAAGACTGAGCGTTGAAGAAATGTTGAATTTCAGGGAAGAATTGGCGAAATTAGGCTATAAATTTCAGTTTATTACGCTGGCTGGTTTCCATGCATTGAATACGGCGATGTTTGAATTGGCTTTAGCATATAAAGAAAAAGGAATGGCTGGTTATTCTGAATTGCAGGAGCGGGAATTTGCTTTGCAGCAAAAAGGTTTCAGAGCGGTGAAACATCAGTCTTTTGTGGGGACGGGATATTTTGATGAGGTTCAGAATATTGTGACAAGCGGTTCTTCGGCCACCGTTGCGATGAAAGATTCTACAGAAACAGCACAGTTTCATTAA
- the aceB gene encoding malate synthase A has protein sequence MKTKTQLKIKSQHEFEEIFTNDLIDFLVELHQNFNQKRIDLLEARKKTQQEFDQGILPKFLPETKEVRNGNWVCAPLPEDLLDRRVEITGPVDRKMIINALNSGASTFMADFEDSNSPTWKNCMEGQINLSDAISRRIDFKNEQGKSYHLNEKTAVLLVRPRGLHLNEKHVEINGEQTSASLIDFGIYFFRNIKRLQENGSGAYFYLPKLEHYKEARWWNDVFVFAQNYFQIPKGTIKATVLVETITASFQIDEILFELKEHSSGLNCGRWDYIFSFIKKFRNLPEFIVPDRDQVTMTSPFMSAYSKRVIEICHKRNVHAIGGMAAQIPIKNDYEANSQAFGKVRNDKEREVKNGHDGTWVAHPALVSVAKDIFDQFMPEKNQIDKKFEYQITEKDLLEIPKGEITEKGIRKNINVGILYIESWLMGAGAAAIYSLMEDAATAEISRTQIWQWLKNEAILNDDRTLTREMILQWEFEELERIERYVGEERFKNGKFNLAKELFNELIFCENFEEFLTLKAYPFI, from the coding sequence ATGAAAACAAAAACACAATTAAAAATAAAGTCTCAACACGAGTTTGAAGAAATTTTCACTAATGATTTAATCGATTTTTTGGTAGAGCTCCACCAAAATTTTAATCAAAAGAGAATTGATCTTTTAGAAGCAAGAAAAAAGACGCAACAGGAATTTGATCAAGGAATTCTTCCGAAGTTTTTACCTGAAACTAAAGAAGTCAGAAACGGAAATTGGGTTTGTGCTCCGCTTCCGGAAGATTTGCTCGACAGAAGAGTGGAAATTACCGGACCGGTTGACCGAAAAATGATAATCAATGCTCTTAATTCTGGTGCGTCAACATTTATGGCAGATTTTGAAGACAGCAATTCGCCAACCTGGAAAAATTGTATGGAAGGACAGATCAATCTTTCGGATGCAATTAGCCGAAGAATTGATTTTAAAAATGAACAGGGAAAATCTTATCATTTGAATGAGAAAACGGCTGTTTTACTGGTTCGTCCAAGAGGTTTGCATTTAAATGAAAAACATGTTGAAATTAATGGTGAACAAACTTCTGCTTCGCTAATCGATTTTGGAATTTACTTTTTCAGAAATATAAAAAGGTTGCAGGAAAACGGAAGTGGAGCTTATTTTTATCTTCCAAAACTAGAACATTACAAAGAAGCTCGTTGGTGGAATGATGTTTTTGTTTTTGCTCAAAATTATTTTCAAATTCCGAAAGGAACTATTAAAGCAACAGTTTTGGTTGAAACAATCACGGCTTCTTTTCAGATCGACGAAATTTTATTTGAATTAAAAGAACACAGTTCCGGTTTGAATTGCGGACGCTGGGATTATATTTTTTCATTCATTAAAAAATTCAGAAATCTTCCTGAGTTTATCGTTCCCGACAGAGATCAGGTGACGATGACTTCACCTTTTATGAGTGCTTATTCTAAAAGAGTAATTGAAATATGTCACAAAAGAAATGTTCATGCAATTGGCGGAATGGCGGCACAAATTCCTATTAAAAACGATTATGAAGCGAATAGCCAGGCTTTCGGAAAAGTAAGAAATGATAAAGAACGAGAAGTAAAGAACGGTCACGACGGGACTTGGGTGGCGCATCCGGCTTTGGTTTCTGTAGCGAAAGATATTTTTGATCAATTTATGCCAGAAAAAAATCAAATCGATAAAAAGTTTGAATATCAAATTACTGAAAAAGATTTGCTGGAAATTCCAAAAGGTGAAATTACCGAAAAAGGAATTCGTAAAAACATCAATGTCGGAATTCTTTACATCGAATCCTGGTTAATGGGAGCTGGAGCAGCAGCTATTTATAGCCTAATGGAAGATGCCGCAACAGCAGAAATTTCGAGAACCCAAATCTGGCAATGGCTGAAAAATGAAGCGATATTAAATGATGACAGAACATTGACGAGAGAAATGATCCTTCAATGGGAATTTGAAGAATTGGAACGAATTGAAAGATATGTGGGTGAAGAACGTTTCAAAAATGGAAAATTTAATCTGGCAAAAGAACTTTTCAACGAACTGATTTTCTGTGAAAACTTTGAAGAATTTTTAACCTTAAAAGCATATCCATTTATTTAA
- a CDS encoding helix-turn-helix domain-containing protein has product MNSDSNFIKTVFGLKLKQQRQKKNWSLQDLAVKTGLSKSYLNEIENGKKYPKHDKIIQLSESLNCTFDDLVSTKLDKSLAPFNEILQSDFFKEIPLDLFGINKNNLISIISDAPKKVTAFINALIEISQNYNLGKERFYFAVLRSFQELYDNYFPEIEDKIVQFAQENLLEISKNLQPDVLEKILTEKFNYAIQSEDFERYGTLDHLRSLFIPEKKLLLLNKKLEQDQKTFIFAKEIGFNVLELKNRPNTYSWLDFGSFEEILNNFYASYFAGALLISKEKTVEKTSEFFLQNDWKPTNFEDLIKNFTHSPETFYYRLTNILSSELGIKDLFYLCLVKKKNSDKIQILKELHLNHQQAPHANATNEHYCRRWIAIKNLYDLTENETLTDAQISHYKDQGVSYLVISTSQKNPFSDGSNRSYCLGILLNSQTIKKINFIKSETLKTINVGVTCESCSIPDCEVRQSPPIRLEKEYFNSSMKNSIEKIRRDFRLGVGSWMMDDGSLMH; this is encoded by the coding sequence ATGAATTCTGATAGTAACTTTATCAAAACGGTTTTCGGACTGAAACTAAAACAGCAGAGACAAAAGAAAAATTGGTCTTTGCAGGATCTTGCTGTGAAGACCGGTTTATCAAAATCTTATCTCAATGAAATTGAAAACGGAAAAAAATATCCGAAACATGATAAGATTATTCAGCTTTCAGAATCTCTGAACTGTACTTTTGATGATTTGGTTTCGACAAAACTTGATAAAAGCTTAGCCCCTTTTAACGAAATTCTGCAATCTGATTTTTTTAAAGAAATTCCTTTGGATCTTTTCGGAATTAACAAAAATAATCTCATCAGCATCATTAGCGATGCTCCGAAAAAAGTAACTGCTTTTATTAATGCTCTTATAGAGATTTCACAGAATTATAATCTAGGAAAAGAGCGATTTTATTTTGCAGTTTTGCGTTCGTTTCAGGAATTGTATGATAATTATTTTCCTGAAATTGAGGATAAAATTGTACAATTTGCCCAAGAAAATCTGTTGGAAATCAGCAAAAACTTACAACCTGATGTTTTAGAAAAAATTCTGACTGAAAAATTCAATTACGCTATTCAATCTGAAGATTTTGAACGATACGGAACGTTGGATCATCTACGTTCATTATTTATCCCTGAAAAAAAACTGTTGCTTTTAAACAAAAAATTAGAGCAAGATCAGAAGACTTTTATTTTTGCTAAAGAAATCGGATTCAATGTTTTAGAACTAAAGAATCGTCCAAACACGTATTCCTGGCTGGATTTTGGAAGTTTTGAAGAAATTCTAAATAATTTTTATGCGTCCTATTTCGCAGGAGCTTTATTGATTTCAAAAGAAAAAACAGTTGAGAAAACTTCCGAATTTTTTCTGCAAAACGATTGGAAACCCACTAATTTCGAAGATTTAATTAAAAATTTCACTCATTCGCCGGAAACATTTTATTATAGATTAACAAATATTCTTTCTTCAGAGTTGGGAATTAAAGATTTGTTTTATTTATGTCTGGTTAAGAAGAAAAATTCAGATAAAATTCAGATCTTAAAGGAATTGCATCTTAATCATCAACAGGCTCCACATGCCAACGCCACCAACGAACATTACTGCAGAAGGTGGATTGCCATAAAAAACCTATATGATTTAACAGAAAATGAAACGTTAACGGATGCACAAATTTCTCATTACAAAGATCAAGGCGTAAGTTATCTGGTGATTTCCACTTCACAGAAGAATCCGTTTTCGGATGGAAGCAACAGAAGTTATTGTTTAGGAATTTTATTGAACTCGCAAACTATAAAAAAGATCAATTTCATTAAATCGGAAACTTTAAAAACCATCAATGTCGGTGTGACTTGTGAATCGTGCAGTATTCCAGATTGCGAAGTCAGGCAGTCGCCGCCAATTCGTCTTGAAAAAGAATATTTTAACTCGAGTATGAAAAATTCTATTGAGAAGATTCGTAGGGATTTTAGGTTGGGAGTTGGAAGCTGGATGATGGATGATGGAAGTTTAATGCATTGA
- a CDS encoding ComF family protein: MKFEKENLSRKIIHELKYKSREKAGKILAEWTTERLDFKKEKPDVLVSVPLHPKKLKERGYNQLHLFTETLSRFYGIPFSHNLIKRNHYSKAQALKDKQHRLETQNTFSITENITDKHILLIDDVFTTGNTLASIAWEILKARNNKVSVLVIAMDE, translated from the coding sequence ATGAAGTTTGAAAAGGAAAATTTAAGTAGAAAAATCATTCATGAATTAAAATATAAAAGCCGTGAAAAAGCCGGAAAGATTTTAGCAGAATGGACGACGGAGCGTTTAGATTTCAAAAAAGAAAAACCTGATGTGTTGGTTTCTGTTCCATTGCATCCGAAGAAGCTGAAGGAAAGAGGTTATAATCAACTGCATTTGTTTACGGAAACATTATCGAGGTTTTATGGGATTCCTTTTAGTCATAATTTAATTAAAAGAAATCACTATTCAAAAGCTCAGGCATTGAAAGACAAGCAACATCGTCTGGAAACTCAGAATACTTTTTCAATTACTGAAAACATTACAGATAAACATATTTTATTGATAGATGATGTTTTCACCACAGGAAATACACTGGCTTCAATTGCCTGGGAAATCCTGAAAGCACGAAATAACAAAGTAAGTGTTTTGGTAATAGCAATGGACGAATAA
- the upp gene encoding uracil phosphoribosyltransferase has protein sequence MTVILSQQFSLINSYINELRNVEIQHDRMRFRRNMERIGEIAAFEISKSLEYEEIEIQTPLDTIKVKEIAVQPVITTILRAGVPLFEGILNYLDKADCGFVAAYRKHDANDYFSIKQDYLTCPNIDGRPLIVADPMLATGASLIEAIKDLLTNGTPTQLHIVAVIASRQGVETIEKAYPDAKIWVGAIDENLTSKGYITPGLGDAGDLSYGEKLQR, from the coding sequence ATGACAGTAATACTTTCACAACAATTTTCTTTAATAAATTCATATATTAACGAACTTCGAAATGTAGAAATTCAGCATGACCGAATGAGATTCCGTAGAAATATGGAAAGAATCGGAGAAATTGCAGCGTTCGAAATCAGTAAAAGTTTAGAGTATGAAGAAATTGAGATTCAGACTCCTTTAGATACAATTAAGGTTAAAGAAATTGCTGTTCAACCGGTAATTACCACCATTTTAAGAGCCGGAGTTCCTTTATTTGAAGGTATTTTAAATTATTTGGATAAAGCAGATTGCGGTTTTGTTGCAGCGTATAGAAAGCACGACGCCAACGATTATTTCTCAATAAAACAGGATTATCTTACCTGCCCGAATATTGACGGAAGACCTTTAATTGTTGCAGATCCTATGTTGGCCACCGGAGCTTCTTTAATTGAAGCGATCAAAGATCTATTAACAAACGGAACGCCTACTCAACTTCATATTGTAGCAGTAATTGCTTCAAGACAAGGTGTAGAAACGATCGAAAAAGCGTATCCCGATGCGAAAATTTGGGTAGGAGCAATAGATGAGAATTTAACATCAAAAGGATATATAACACCAGGTTTGGGTGATGCCGGAGATTTGAGCTACGGAGAAAAACTTCAGAGATAG
- the der gene encoding ribosome biogenesis GTPase Der has translation MSNIVAIVGRPNVGKSTLFNRLLERREAIVDSTAGVTRDRHYGKSDWNGVEFTVIDTGGYDVNNDDVFQEEISKQVQLAIDEATSIIFMLNVEEGLTDTDHEIHEMLRRSNKPTYIVINKVDSAKEEVDATEFYQLGIDKYYTLSSATGSGTGEILDDIVRDFPSKDYTDPFEGLPKITIAGRPNVGKSTMTNALLDADRNIVTDVAGTTRDSIQTLYNKFGHEFVLVDTAGMRRKSKVNEDLEFYSVMRSIRSIEYSDVVIIMVDATLGWESQDMNIFGLAQKNRKGIVIVVNKWDLVEDKQTNTIRDFEKSIRDKIGQFSDIPILFVSALTKQRILKAVEMAMVVYEDRKKKIKTSKLNEIMLPIFEQTPPPANKGKYIKIKYCVQLPTPSPQFVFFCNLPQYVKEPYKRFTENQLRKEFGFTGVPIEVYFRQK, from the coding sequence ATGTCAAATATTGTTGCTATTGTTGGGCGTCCCAACGTAGGAAAATCCACGTTATTTAATCGTTTATTAGAAAGAAGAGAGGCTATTGTAGACTCTACTGCAGGGGTAACCAGAGACCGTCATTACGGAAAATCTGACTGGAATGGTGTAGAATTTACCGTAATTGATACCGGAGGTTACGATGTTAATAACGATGACGTTTTTCAGGAAGAAATTTCTAAGCAGGTACAGTTGGCTATTGACGAAGCTACATCAATCATTTTTATGCTGAATGTAGAAGAAGGTCTTACGGATACGGATCATGAGATCCACGAAATGCTGAGAAGATCAAACAAGCCTACCTATATTGTAATCAATAAAGTAGATTCTGCTAAAGAAGAAGTGGATGCAACCGAATTTTATCAGTTAGGAATCGACAAATATTATACTTTATCTTCTGCAACAGGTTCTGGGACAGGAGAGATTTTGGATGATATTGTAAGAGATTTTCCATCTAAAGATTATACAGATCCTTTCGAAGGATTGCCAAAAATTACCATTGCAGGCCGTCCAAACGTAGGAAAATCTACAATGACCAATGCATTGCTTGATGCAGATAGAAATATTGTAACTGATGTTGCAGGAACTACAAGAGACAGTATCCAGACATTATACAATAAATTCGGACACGAGTTTGTTTTGGTAGATACTGCCGGAATGCGTCGTAAATCTAAAGTAAATGAAGATTTAGAATTCTATTCTGTAATGAGATCAATTCGTTCTATTGAGTATTCTGATGTGGTTATTATCATGGTTGATGCTACTTTAGGATGGGAATCTCAGGATATGAATATCTTTGGTCTTGCTCAGAAAAACAGAAAAGGTATTGTGATCGTTGTCAACAAATGGGATTTGGTTGAAGATAAGCAAACCAATACAATCAGAGATTTCGAAAAATCTATCAGAGATAAAATCGGACAATTCAGTGATATTCCAATCTTGTTTGTTTCGGCTTTAACGAAGCAGAGAATTTTGAAAGCAGTTGAAATGGCAATGGTCGTTTATGAAGATCGTAAGAAGAAAATTAAAACTTCTAAATTAAACGAAATTATGCTTCCGATTTTCGAGCAGACTCCACCACCTGCAAATAAAGGTAAATACATTAAAATCAAATATTGCGTACAGCTTCCAACTCCGTCGCCACAGTTTGTATTCTTCTGTAATCTACCGCAATACGTTAAAGAACCTTACAAGAGATTTACTGAAAATCAATTGAGAAAAGAATTCGGATTTACCGGAGTTCCGATCGAAGTATATTTCAGACAAAAATAA
- the katG gene encoding catalase/peroxidase HPI, which translates to MENDLNDISKCPFHNGTMKKENVAGHGTNNKDWWPDQLRVDILRQHSSLSNPMEKDFDYAEAFQSLDLESVKKDLHALMTDSQDWWPADFGHYGPLFIRMAWHSAGTYRVGDGRGGAGAGQQRFAPLNSWPDNVSLDKARRLLWPIKQKYGQKISWADLLILTGNVALESMGFKTFGFAGGREDVWESDQDVYWGTEKTWLGGDMRYAHGSDGVVEGRGVLPTDDDADGDVHSRNLEKPLAAVQMGLIYVNPEGPDGNPDPILAAKDIRDTFGRMAMNDEETVALIAGGHTFGKTHGAGPADHVGKEPEAAGIEAQGFGWNSSYKSGKGPDAISSGLEVTWTEKPTEWSNLFFKNLFENEWELTKSPAGAHQWVAKDGANIIPDAFDPDKKHRATMLTTDLSLRFDPVYEKISRNFFENPDAFADAFSRAWFKLTHRDMGPKVRYLGPEVPAEELIWQDPIPEVNYELIDHADVELLKSKILDSGLNISELVSTAWASASTFRGSDKRGGANGARIRLAPQKDWAVNNPVQLQKVLGVLENLQKEFNDAQGGNKKISLADLIVLAGNTAVEKAARDAGQNVTVPFAPGRMDASQEQTDVESMGYLEPAADGFRNYLKKKFSVSTESLLIDKAQLLTLTAPELTVLIGGMRALDTNFDGSKNGIFTQRPGVLTNDFFVNLLDMGTQWKSISEDSELYMGTDRSTGQPKWTASRVDLVFGSNSELRAIAEVYASSDAQEKFVKDFVAAWTKVMNLDRFDLK; encoded by the coding sequence AATCCTATGGAAAAAGATTTTGATTATGCTGAAGCATTTCAAAGTCTCGATCTTGAAAGTGTGAAAAAAGATCTCCATGCATTAATGACCGATTCACAAGATTGGTGGCCGGCAGATTTCGGTCATTACGGTCCTTTATTTATCCGTATGGCTTGGCACAGCGCAGGAACGTATCGTGTAGGTGACGGAAGAGGCGGTGCGGGAGCAGGACAACAGCGTTTTGCACCTTTAAACAGCTGGCCTGATAATGTGAGTTTAGATAAAGCAAGAAGATTACTTTGGCCGATCAAACAAAAATATGGTCAAAAAATATCTTGGGCTGATCTTTTAATTCTTACAGGAAATGTTGCGCTTGAATCAATGGGTTTCAAAACTTTTGGATTTGCAGGAGGCCGTGAGGATGTTTGGGAGTCGGATCAGGACGTTTATTGGGGAACTGAAAAAACCTGGCTGGGTGGCGATATGCGTTATGCGCATGGTTCAGACGGCGTTGTAGAAGGTCGCGGTGTTCTTCCAACCGATGATGATGCCGATGGAGATGTTCATTCAAGAAATCTTGAAAAACCTTTGGCGGCGGTACAAATGGGGCTTATCTATGTAAATCCTGAAGGGCCGGACGGAAATCCTGACCCAATCTTAGCAGCAAAAGATATTCGTGATACTTTCGGAAGAATGGCAATGAATGATGAAGAAACAGTTGCGTTAATCGCAGGCGGACATACATTTGGTAAAACTCATGGTGCAGGTCCTGCAGATCATGTAGGCAAAGAACCTGAAGCAGCCGGAATTGAAGCACAAGGATTTGGATGGAACAGTTCTTATAAATCTGGAAAAGGTCCTGATGCAATCTCAAGCGGATTGGAAGTAACATGGACTGAAAAGCCAACAGAATGGAGCAATCTTTTCTTCAAGAATCTATTTGAAAACGAATGGGAATTAACTAAAAGTCCGGCCGGAGCTCACCAATGGGTAGCGAAAGACGGAGCCAACATTATTCCTGATGCATTTGATCCTGATAAAAAACACAGAGCAACGATGCTTACCACAGATCTTTCGTTAAGATTTGATCCTGTCTATGAAAAAATATCAAGAAACTTTTTTGAAAATCCTGATGCTTTTGCAGATGCCTTTTCTCGTGCCTGGTTTAAATTGACTCACCGAGATATGGGGCCAAAAGTTCGTTATTTAGGTCCTGAAGTTCCGGCAGAAGAATTAATCTGGCAAGATCCAATCCCTGAAGTGAATTATGAATTAATTGATCATGCTGATGTTGAATTGCTGAAAAGCAAAATATTAGATTCTGGGTTAAATATTTCTGAATTGGTTTCTACGGCTTGGGCTTCTGCGTCAACTTTCAGAGGAAGTGATAAACGCGGTGGTGCAAATGGTGCAAGAATTCGTTTGGCTCCGCAAAAAGATTGGGCGGTAAATAATCCTGTTCAGTTGCAAAAAGTTTTAGGAGTATTAGAAAATCTTCAAAAAGAGTTTAATGATGCTCAGGGTGGAAACAAAAAGATTTCATTAGCTGACTTAATTGTTTTGGCAGGAAATACAGCCGTTGAAAAAGCAGCCAGAGATGCTGGGCAAAATGTTACAGTTCCTTTTGCTCCGGGTCGTATGGATGCTTCACAAGAACAGACAGATGTAGAATCAATGGGATATTTGGAGCCTGCAGCTGATGGATTTAGAAACTATTTAAAGAAAAAATTCTCTGTTTCTACAGAATCCTTATTAATTGATAAGGCGCAATTATTAACCCTTACTGCACCCGAATTAACGGTGTTGATTGGTGGAATGCGTGCCTTAGATACCAATTTTGATGGTTCTAAAAATGGAATATTCACTCAACGTCCCGGAGTTTTGACTAATGATTTCTTCGTAAATCTCTTGGATATGGGCACGCAATGGAAAAGTATTTCAGAAGATAGCGAATTGTATATGGGAACTGACCGATCAACTGGGCAACCAAAATGGACGGCCAGTCGTGTAGATTTAGTTTTTGGGTCAAATTCTGAATTAAGGGCGATAGCTGAAGTATATGCTAGTTCAGATGCTCAGGAAAAATTTGTAAAAGATTTTGTCGCAGCTTGGACTAAGGTAATGAACTTAGATAGATTTGATTTAAAATAA